From Acidimicrobiia bacterium, the proteins below share one genomic window:
- a CDS encoding SDR family oxidoreductase — MNQEWAVVAGASGALGTVISESLSERGFSVLGLARHPGAGLIEVDLTDDTSVAAVGDHVSGPVRIVVHVAGPPLAGGIADVDPQSVLAAVDIKVNGLLRLVRAVDRHFVPGSRIVAVTGNLGYDPIPASVTAGVANAALAALVRQLARAYGPRGITCHAVAPGPVDSPRVDRLVEHVAISADVTSEEARSRLLAEASVGRFATPQDVAWAVSLLLDDAATVMNGSTLFLDGGRRTAIP; from the coding sequence ATGAATCAGGAGTGGGCCGTGGTGGCGGGTGCCAGCGGGGCGCTGGGAACCGTCATCTCGGAGAGTCTGAGCGAACGCGGGTTCAGCGTACTTGGGCTGGCTCGCCACCCAGGAGCGGGTCTCATCGAGGTTGATCTCACGGACGATACGTCTGTCGCAGCCGTGGGCGATCACGTCAGCGGCCCGGTCCGCATCGTGGTCCATGTAGCCGGACCGCCTTTGGCGGGCGGCATCGCCGACGTCGATCCTCAGTCGGTGCTTGCCGCCGTCGACATCAAGGTGAATGGCTTGTTGCGGCTGGTCCGAGCCGTCGACCGCCACTTTGTACCTGGGAGCCGGATCGTGGCTGTGACCGGAAACCTGGGATATGACCCCATCCCGGCTTCTGTCACCGCGGGCGTCGCAAATGCGGCGTTGGCCGCATTGGTGCGCCAGTTGGCCCGCGCCTATGGACCGCGCGGAATCACCTGTCACGCGGTAGCGCCGGGTCCGGTTGACAGCCCGCGTGTCGACCGCCTAGTCGAGCACGTGGCGATTTCCGCCGACGTGACTTCTGAAGAAGCGCGTTCCCGTCTTTTGGCTGAGGCGTCGGTCGGGCGCTTCGCTACTCCCCAAGATGTGGCCTGGGCTGTCTCGCTCCTGCTCGACGATGCAGCCACTGTCATGAACGGGTCGACCTTGTTCTTGGATGGGGGTCGCCGGACTGCCATCCCGTGA
- a CDS encoding nuclear transport factor 2 family protein, with amino-acid sequence MPTNPVELVREYLLAMGRRDTEQAATYLSVDLLLVFPQGRFDGLEQLTAALADRYRSLNKTHHTWDVSDLDPETSVVVTTGDLDGINCHGVAFSRIRFCDRFVVRHELIVEQHVWNDLAESGVLLQHP; translated from the coding sequence ATGCCAACAAATCCGGTGGAACTCGTACGTGAGTATCTGCTCGCAATGGGGCGACGAGATACGGAGCAAGCTGCCACCTACCTATCCGTCGACCTTCTGCTGGTGTTCCCCCAGGGGCGGTTCGACGGACTCGAACAGCTGACGGCTGCGCTGGCGGACCGGTACCGCTCACTCAACAAGACCCATCACACCTGGGACGTATCCGACCTTGACCCGGAAACTTCGGTCGTGGTCACCACGGGTGATCTCGACGGGATCAACTGCCACGGTGTCGCCTTCAGCAGAATCCGCTTTTGTGACCGCTTCGTAGTCCGCCACGAACTCATCGTGGAACAGCATGTCTGGAATGACCTTGCCGAGTCCGGCGTCTTGTTGCAACACCCCTGA
- a CDS encoding ABC transporter substrate-binding protein, which translates to MKRMNILLSLLLSLVLVAAACGDDDAGTTTTAAASTTTQPAAEETTTTVPPAPVLIGAIHPLTGGLAGAGNRMDNGARMAVDEINAAGGITSLGGAPLELISADSTGAPDVGQSEAERLISAGVSAIIGTYQSAVTTNVAAIAEREGVPLVIDVAVDDSILDQGYTYTFRLQPNATSMGTNGAKFLSELGGDEIKTVAYLHDDTGFGVSVSEAFTTAAAALGIEVITDITYAPFSVTDLTTEMAQAAAGSPDVIVITGYYNDGLLAARAAIDLEVDVKAIVGIAQGAFHTPQFVEDFGADAELFFNSNYHFNSSDPTVAGILERFEARFGEAMDTEAMLAYQAIYVVADALERAGSSDPADVRAALATTNIADHFLAYPGPITFDDTGENINAEPVLMQVIDGKVQQVLPIGLRETDPVFPGTSWGS; encoded by the coding sequence ATGAAAAGAATGAACATTCTCCTATCCCTGCTGCTCTCGTTGGTGCTGGTCGCGGCGGCCTGCGGAGACGATGATGCGGGGACCACGACAACTGCTGCGGCATCTACGACGACACAGCCCGCGGCAGAAGAGACTACAACGACGGTGCCGCCAGCGCCGGTGTTAATCGGCGCGATCCACCCACTTACGGGCGGTCTGGCTGGTGCCGGCAACCGCATGGACAACGGGGCCAGGATGGCTGTCGATGAGATCAACGCTGCAGGCGGCATCACGTCGCTCGGGGGCGCCCCCCTGGAGTTGATTTCCGCCGATTCGACAGGAGCACCCGACGTAGGCCAGTCCGAGGCCGAACGCCTCATCAGCGCCGGCGTTTCAGCAATCATCGGTACCTATCAGTCTGCAGTGACCACCAATGTGGCGGCCATCGCTGAGCGCGAGGGTGTTCCACTTGTGATTGATGTTGCTGTGGATGATTCGATCCTTGATCAGGGATACACCTACACGTTCCGGCTTCAGCCGAATGCGACCAGTATGGGAACCAACGGTGCCAAGTTCCTTAGCGAGCTCGGCGGTGACGAGATCAAGACCGTGGCCTATCTTCATGACGACACCGGATTCGGTGTGTCAGTTTCTGAAGCCTTTACGACTGCAGCGGCTGCCCTCGGGATCGAAGTGATCACCGACATCACTTATGCTCCGTTCTCGGTCACAGACCTTACGACGGAGATGGCCCAGGCCGCAGCCGGGTCCCCGGATGTGATCGTGATTACCGGGTATTACAACGACGGATTGCTGGCAGCTCGTGCAGCCATCGATTTGGAAGTTGATGTAAAGGCCATTGTTGGCATCGCTCAGGGTGCCTTCCACACGCCACAGTTCGTCGAGGACTTCGGTGCTGATGCTGAGTTGTTCTTCAACTCGAACTACCACTTCAACTCGTCGGACCCAACAGTGGCTGGCATCTTGGAGAGGTTCGAGGCGAGGTTCGGCGAGGCGATGGACACAGAGGCGATGCTCGCCTACCAGGCCATCTATGTCGTTGCCGACGCCCTAGAGAGGGCTGGGTCCTCTGATCCAGCCGACGTTCGGGCAGCACTTGCCACGACGAACATCGCGGATCACTTCCTGGCTTATCCAGGCCCGATCACATTCGACGACACCGGCGAGAACATAAACGCCGAGCCGGTGCTGATGCAGGTGATCGACGGCAAGGTACAGCAAGTCCTCCCAATTGGACTGAGGGAGACCGACCCGGTGTTCCCCGGCACCTCGTGGGGCAGCTGA
- a CDS encoding branched-chain amino acid ABC transporter permease, whose product MRGRSSKVVWAGLAVVMAGVVPQTAWWDLNHTVFAQAVVSGLLIGGVYSLVAMGLSLVFGVLDIINFAHGALMTIAIYASYLLFQNYGVDPYVSLLITIPLLFIVGVGIQRFAINPVMDAPVHNQLLLTLGIAIMIENLALVLFTGTPRSIELAYARNEFDLGVVTLDFPLKVFGAVVSLPKLVAFLAALVLAGVLYLLIQRTQLGTAIRASAQEPEGAELVGIDVRRIYMITFGIGAACVGAAGSLVLPFLFVAPTAGATFTIIAFVVVVLGGMGSIPGALVGGLVIGLTQELTQLFVPGSKFLGVFVVFLAVLLFRPEGIFGRVRR is encoded by the coding sequence ATGCGAGGTCGGTCCAGCAAAGTAGTCTGGGCCGGCCTCGCAGTCGTTATGGCGGGCGTCGTCCCGCAGACGGCGTGGTGGGACCTGAACCACACGGTGTTTGCCCAGGCGGTCGTGTCGGGACTGTTGATCGGTGGGGTCTACAGCCTGGTGGCTATGGGTTTGAGCCTGGTGTTCGGTGTCCTGGACATCATCAACTTCGCTCATGGGGCGCTGATGACGATCGCCATCTACGCCAGCTACTTGCTCTTTCAGAACTATGGGGTGGACCCCTACGTATCGCTCTTGATCACCATCCCACTGTTGTTCATCGTGGGTGTCGGTATTCAACGATTCGCTATCAATCCGGTGATGGACGCACCGGTCCACAACCAACTGCTGTTGACGTTGGGGATTGCGATCATGATCGAGAACCTTGCGCTTGTGTTGTTCACCGGCACTCCTCGGTCGATCGAACTCGCATACGCAAGGAACGAGTTCGACCTAGGAGTCGTGACTCTTGATTTTCCTCTCAAGGTGTTTGGCGCCGTGGTGAGCCTCCCGAAGTTGGTTGCGTTCCTGGCGGCGTTGGTGCTCGCTGGTGTCCTCTACCTGCTCATACAACGCACCCAACTCGGGACTGCCATCAGAGCCTCGGCGCAGGAGCCCGAGGGGGCGGAGCTCGTCGGGATCGACGTTCGCCGCATCTATATGATCACGTTCGGGATAGGCGCCGCTTGTGTGGGCGCAGCTGGATCGTTGGTTCTTCCGTTCCTCTTCGTCGCCCCGACAGCCGGCGCGACCTTTACGATCATTGCGTTCGTCGTGGTGGTGTTAGGCGGGATGGGCTCGATTCCGGGCGCTCTTGTCGGTGGGCTCGTGATTGGCTTGACACAGGAGCTAACTCAGCTGTTCGTACCGGGGTCGAAGTTCCTCGGAGTCTTTGTTGTCTTCCTTGCGGTGTTGTTGTTCCGCCCTGAGGGCATCTTTGGACGGGTCCGGCGATGA
- a CDS encoding branched-chain amino acid ABC transporter permease, producing the protein MVTVLALVPLGVSTFTLSVATTALIFALAGIGWNVLSGFAGQFSFGHAAYFGLGAYTVAVIFTKYSISPWLGLVLGGLVAAIFGLLTGWISFRFGLKGAYFALATFALAELLRLTFNNFDYVGAGIGITIPLAGGDSWGSLQFEDTPAIRYFVALGLVALGTLAVIIIKRSRVGSRMLAVREDEDAAASLGINPLRAKLVAIAASGFITAVAGGYYAMFLMFVDSDLAFGPFVSVVILLRPIVGGVGTIWGPVVGAAILSVLGEVTRSLVRDPPSFLQVIEGANGLDQVVFGLILVLVIIRAPDGVLGWFHRFRTRSAQ; encoded by the coding sequence GTGGTCACGGTCCTGGCTCTCGTGCCGCTCGGGGTCTCGACCTTCACCCTGTCCGTAGCCACGACAGCCCTCATATTTGCGTTGGCCGGAATCGGGTGGAACGTGCTTTCAGGGTTTGCAGGGCAGTTCTCGTTCGGACACGCCGCTTACTTTGGTCTGGGTGCCTACACCGTCGCCGTCATCTTTACGAAGTATTCGATATCTCCATGGTTGGGTCTTGTGCTCGGGGGGCTGGTCGCAGCGATCTTTGGGCTCTTGACAGGTTGGATTTCCTTCCGGTTCGGGCTTAAGGGTGCCTATTTCGCCCTCGCCACTTTTGCCTTGGCAGAGTTGCTTCGGCTGACTTTCAACAACTTTGATTACGTCGGAGCTGGGATCGGAATCACAATTCCGCTTGCTGGCGGGGATTCCTGGGGATCACTGCAATTCGAGGACACTCCGGCCATTCGATACTTCGTGGCGCTTGGCCTCGTTGCTCTTGGCACTTTGGCAGTGATCATCATCAAGAGATCGCGCGTGGGGAGCAGGATGCTGGCGGTGCGCGAGGACGAAGATGCAGCGGCATCGCTGGGGATCAATCCGCTGCGAGCCAAGCTGGTAGCAATCGCTGCGAGTGGTTTCATAACTGCCGTTGCCGGTGGCTACTACGCCATGTTTCTCATGTTCGTCGACTCCGACCTGGCGTTCGGGCCCTTTGTCTCCGTCGTTATTTTGCTGCGACCGATTGTGGGCGGAGTCGGCACCATATGGGGACCGGTCGTGGGTGCCGCCATCCTCTCGGTGCTCGGAGAGGTGACACGGAGCCTCGTTCGAGATCCTCCTTCTTTCCTCCAAGTTATCGAGGGGGCCAATGGGCTCGATCAGGTCGTATTCGGGCTGATTCTTGTTCTGGTGATTATCCGCGCTCCCGACGGGGTACTCGGCTGGTTCCATCGGTTTAGAACGAGGAGCGCGCAGTGA
- a CDS encoding ABC transporter ATP-binding protein gives MLEVKGVIKRFGGLTAVDGISVDVAEGEILGIIGPNGAGKTTLFNLISGAISPDEGEVVFNGERIDQLAPYIIAERGLVRTFQIVKPFGGLTVFENVLVAAFLRRSDPIEAAAHATSVLEYVGLGAFADRQSKGLTLAGRKRLELARTLATDPKVLLLDEVLAGLTPTESAEMVTLVKAIRDGGVTVVVIEHVMAAIMALSDRIAVIHHGELLAVGLPSEIAKDPKVVEAYLGKEFQIARD, from the coding sequence ATTCTTGAAGTCAAGGGGGTCATCAAGCGTTTCGGTGGCCTCACTGCGGTCGACGGCATCAGCGTCGATGTGGCCGAGGGCGAGATTCTCGGAATCATCGGACCGAACGGAGCCGGCAAGACCACGCTGTTCAACCTGATCTCGGGGGCGATCTCGCCTGACGAAGGTGAGGTCGTCTTCAACGGCGAGAGAATCGATCAATTGGCGCCGTACATCATCGCTGAACGCGGTCTGGTCCGAACGTTTCAGATCGTCAAGCCATTCGGGGGGTTGACGGTCTTCGAGAATGTCTTGGTGGCGGCGTTTTTGCGTCGGTCCGACCCAATCGAGGCGGCCGCTCACGCCACTTCGGTACTTGAGTATGTAGGGCTGGGTGCGTTCGCAGATCGTCAGTCGAAGGGCCTGACGCTCGCTGGGCGCAAGCGCCTAGAGCTTGCCCGAACCTTGGCGACGGACCCCAAGGTTCTTCTTCTCGATGAGGTTCTGGCAGGGCTGACTCCCACTGAGAGTGCAGAGATGGTGACCCTGGTCAAGGCGATTCGTGACGGAGGCGTAACGGTCGTAGTGATCGAGCATGTGATGGCGGCGATCATGGCTCTGTCGGACCGCATTGCTGTGATTCATCACGGCGAGTTGCTGGCCGTCGGATTGCCAAGCGAGATTGCTAAGGATCCGAAAGTGGTGGAGGCCTACCTCGGAAAGGAGTTCCAAATTGCTCGAGATTGA
- a CDS encoding ABC transporter ATP-binding protein produces the protein MLEIEGLRAGYADLEILHGIDLEVREGEVVALIGANGAGKTTTLKTISGVVRSSAGSISYDGSLIHEWQPRRVVAGGLVQVPEGRKLFPDLTVNENLHLGAYRRGREEADRTIVEVFELFPLLEERLDQTVSTLSGGEQQMLAIGRALMARPRLLMLDEPSLGLAPMLVADIFNVIRDIGKRGVTVMLVEQNAAQALQLSDRGYVLESGNIVLEGTGKELLGDDRVRSAYLGL, from the coding sequence TTGCTCGAGATTGAGGGTCTCCGTGCGGGCTACGCAGATCTCGAGATCCTCCACGGGATCGATCTCGAGGTGAGGGAAGGGGAAGTCGTCGCCCTGATCGGCGCCAACGGAGCTGGCAAGACCACAACCCTGAAGACCATATCCGGTGTCGTACGCTCCTCAGCCGGGTCGATCAGCTATGACGGTTCTCTGATTCACGAATGGCAGCCACGCCGGGTCGTCGCGGGTGGACTCGTGCAGGTTCCGGAAGGCCGCAAGCTGTTTCCGGACCTCACTGTGAATGAGAACCTGCACCTCGGTGCCTACCGGCGCGGCCGAGAAGAGGCCGACAGGACCATTGTCGAGGTTTTTGAGCTGTTCCCGCTCCTCGAGGAGCGCCTTGATCAGACCGTCTCGACGCTGAGCGGTGGAGAACAGCAGATGCTGGCCATCGGCCGAGCTCTGATGGCGCGACCTCGATTGCTCATGCTCGATGAACCGTCGCTTGGCCTGGCTCCGATGCTGGTAGCCGACATCTTCAACGTGATCCGCGACATCGGAAAGCGGGGGGTCACAGTGATGCTTGTCGAACAGAACGCCGCTCAAGCCCTTCAGCTGTCTGACCGCGGGTACGTACTCGAGAGCGGCAACATCGTGTTGGAGGGGACCGGAAAGGAGCTGCTCGGAGATGATCGAGTCCGGTCGGCCTACCTTGGTCTCTGA
- a CDS encoding MmgE/PrpD family protein, whose product MTSVAEAVTTLGARCAGFRWTDAPGSVRDRALLVVFDTLGVMMAGAAAPESQAFAERHPENGPAPFAGLERWGTAVDSCWVNGASVCSLELDEGSKYARGHPAAHVIPAALALGADDGILWLEAVLVGYEVAARFGRATRLHDGVHPHGTWGATGAAAAAARLLGLDGDGVAMAIDAATGLSLAPHFETAFTGHPVRNLWVGAANAAGLAAARLAASGFGKVDGTAATTYGDLLGSFDPDPLVADLEEPFEIMSGYFKRHAACAYTHAAADAVLKLLGQEPLPAEEIDSVTVETYQIAARLNRTELPTRLAAMFSVPFVVAVTMLEGAFGPTSADESHRSSLIVKNLAERVNVVATDEFEERLPERRGARVSVQMKDGSRRVAEIKQPVGDAAEGSFGWPEVRAKIEDLIGHERTVDLEDSIRLLEDQGVGPLFQAVTRR is encoded by the coding sequence ATGACGTCAGTTGCTGAAGCGGTCACGACGCTGGGCGCTCGGTGCGCGGGCTTCAGATGGACTGATGCGCCAGGATCGGTGCGAGATCGCGCCCTGCTCGTCGTCTTCGACACCCTCGGCGTCATGATGGCCGGAGCTGCCGCCCCCGAGAGCCAAGCCTTCGCCGAGCGTCACCCGGAGAATGGTCCGGCGCCATTTGCCGGACTCGAGAGATGGGGCACGGCTGTTGATTCCTGTTGGGTGAATGGAGCTTCCGTCTGTTCGCTCGAGCTCGACGAAGGTAGCAAATACGCCCGCGGCCATCCGGCTGCGCACGTCATCCCCGCAGCGTTGGCCCTCGGAGCCGACGACGGCATATTATGGCTCGAAGCGGTCTTGGTGGGGTATGAGGTTGCAGCGAGGTTCGGTCGGGCCACTCGACTTCACGATGGTGTCCATCCCCACGGAACGTGGGGTGCGACTGGCGCGGCCGCAGCGGCAGCCAGGCTTCTGGGTCTCGACGGCGACGGTGTCGCTATGGCGATCGACGCAGCGACCGGCCTCAGCCTCGCTCCGCACTTCGAGACGGCCTTCACCGGACATCCAGTGAGAAACTTGTGGGTTGGAGCAGCCAACGCCGCTGGTTTGGCAGCAGCTCGTTTGGCTGCATCCGGATTCGGCAAAGTAGATGGGACGGCTGCCACTACTTATGGTGATCTCCTCGGCAGTTTCGACCCTGATCCACTGGTTGCTGACCTCGAAGAACCGTTCGAGATCATGAGTGGCTACTTCAAACGGCACGCCGCGTGTGCCTATACGCATGCCGCTGCCGATGCCGTCCTCAAGCTGCTTGGACAAGAGCCGCTTCCGGCAGAGGAGATCGATTCGGTGACGGTGGAGACCTATCAGATCGCCGCCAGGCTCAACCGAACCGAGCTACCGACCCGTCTAGCTGCGATGTTCTCAGTGCCCTTCGTTGTTGCGGTGACGATGCTCGAAGGAGCGTTCGGGCCGACCTCAGCCGATGAATCTCATCGCAGCAGTCTCATCGTCAAGAACCTCGCGGAGCGGGTCAATGTGGTTGCCACTGACGAGTTCGAGGAGCGACTTCCGGAACGGCGTGGTGCTCGAGTCTCAGTGCAGATGAAGGATGGTTCTCGGCGAGTCGCTGAGATCAAACAGCCGGTCGGTGATGCCGCTGAAGGCTCATTTGGGTGGCCGGAGGTGCGCGCCAAGATCGAAGATCTCATCGGGCACGAGCGAACCGTGGATCTCGAGGATTCGATTCGTCTTCTGGAGGACCAGGGTGTTGGCCCCCTCTTTCAGGCTGTGACAAGGAGATGA
- a CDS encoding aspartate/glutamate racemase family protein, whose translation MKLRAITPIVVPEQELARRQVRYDALAPSGVTIHLDNLLDGPERLETAGQIRDSERLVHREALRTDSDFDGIFLDCVLDPALEQLQAESPIPVFGITRLVSTLLGSLDLRMAAVARNKAIADELTARISAYGWSSHLEGVLILDLALEDIGDTGLWNRIVAERATAGDFDGVDAIINGCSAVEVHSTEGPPLVDPTGLALRLIGMRVKVLSGDRA comes from the coding sequence ATGAAGCTGCGCGCCATCACCCCGATCGTCGTACCTGAGCAAGAACTCGCTCGTCGGCAGGTTCGCTATGACGCACTTGCTCCGAGCGGAGTAACGATCCATCTCGACAACCTTCTGGACGGTCCGGAGCGACTCGAAACCGCCGGTCAGATCCGAGACTCCGAGCGACTCGTCCATCGCGAGGCACTGCGAACCGACAGCGACTTCGACGGCATCTTCTTGGACTGTGTGCTCGATCCGGCGCTGGAGCAGCTTCAAGCGGAGTCTCCAATTCCGGTGTTTGGGATTACTCGACTGGTATCGACGCTTCTTGGATCGCTCGACCTGCGAATGGCAGCCGTTGCCCGCAACAAGGCGATAGCCGATGAATTGACTGCCCGCATCAGTGCCTACGGCTGGTCGTCTCACCTTGAAGGCGTCCTCATTCTTGACCTTGCACTCGAGGACATCGGCGACACCGGCCTCTGGAACCGGATCGTCGCGGAGCGGGCGACAGCCGGCGATTTCGACGGGGTAGACGCCATCATCAATGGGTGCTCCGCAGTTGAGGTGCACTCGACTGAAGGACCGCCACTTGTGGACCCGACTGGGCTTGCGCTCCGGCTGATCGGGATGCGGGTCAAAGTGTTGTCGGGAGATCGGGCGTGA